The Fervidicoccus fontis Kam940 DNA window ATAATTAGAAGTTGTTTTTTAATAAAAGCTAATTAAAGCTTTTTGCAAATTATAAATATAAAGTAGGTGTAAAAAATGAGCGACGAGTATAACGATGAAGAGCTAGCAGAAATAGAACAGAGAAAGCTTTTGGAGCTTCAGAGAAGAATGGAAATGGAAGAGAGAAGGAGAAGAGCCACAGAGGCAGAAGCACAGAAACAAGAAATTCTGAGAAAAATCTTAACCCCACAAGCTAGAGACAGACTGAATAATGTGAAGCTAGTGAGGCCAGAGCTTGCAGAAGCTATAGAAAACCAATTAATTGTGCTTGCGCAGAGCGGGAGAATTACAGAACCCATTACTGAAGAGCAAATTAAAGAGTTATTAGCTGAAATAACTACTAGATCAAGAAAGGAATTTAATATAAAAATAAGAGAAAAAGAATAAAGAAGTATTAAGAAAAATGGTGAAAGTTTTATGGCTCATTACAAGCCATTGGCAAGGAAGTTAAGACTTTCAAAAGCTTTAAAATCAAATAGTCCTATTCCTGTATGGGTGGCTGTAAAAACAAAAAGAAAAGTAAGATTCAATTTTAAGAGGAGATTTTGGAGGAGGAATAAACTAAAAGTATGAGAGTGGTTTAAATGAAGGGTAATGAGCTCGAAGAAGTCATAAACTTGAGAAAAGTTTATTCTTCCAGGAAGACGAGCAGAGCAGCTAGGGCTATTAGATATATAAAGGATTATATAAGGAGAAGGTTTCACACAGAAGAAATTAAAATAGATGACTCAGTAAACAAGTTAATATGGAGTAGAGGCATAGAGAAGCCCCCAAGAAAATTAAGAGTTAAAATAATTGCAGAGGAAATGAAGGAAATTAAAACTAAGAGCGGAGAAGTAAGGAAACATCCTACTAAAGTTAAGGTTGAGTTGCCAAAAGTTGAGAAAGTCGAAAACAAAAATAAGAAAGAAAAGGGGAAGGAGGAGTAATTTTTTAATCATACAATAC harbors:
- a CDS encoding 50S ribosomal protein L31e encodes the protein MKGNELEEVINLRKVYSSRKTSRAARAIRYIKDYIRRRFHTEEIKIDDSVNKLIWSRGIEKPPRKLRVKIIAEEMKEIKTKSGEVRKHPTKVKVELPKVEKVENKNKKEKGKEE
- a CDS encoding DNA-binding protein, which translates into the protein MSDEYNDEELAEIEQRKLLELQRRMEMEERRRRATEAEAQKQEILRKILTPQARDRLNNVKLVRPELAEAIENQLIVLAQSGRITEPITEEQIKELLAEITTRSRKEFNIKIREKE
- a CDS encoding 50S ribosomal protein L39e, whose protein sequence is MAHYKPLARKLRLSKALKSNSPIPVWVAVKTKRKVRFNFKRRFWRRNKLKV